A window from Ornithorhynchus anatinus isolate Pmale09 chromosome X4, mOrnAna1.pri.v4, whole genome shotgun sequence encodes these proteins:
- the LOC100078598 gene encoding vomeronasal type-2 receptor 26-like gives MKESRRTLEIVSYKQGPNNPHPRNSQSLMSQFQPSKPSNPTATTPGKKAVRIFSPIPYSLIQQHQLHVLALVFAVEQINKDLRLLPNISLGFHLYDNLFRERLAVEQSLLLLSGAGRTVPNYSCEGRRKLVAVIGGIRSTLSVAMANVIGFHKFPQITYGPFDAHLRDVVHLPSLYQMAPRDTAPDLTQEMRRHGICVALKEQIPETDYYGSDQAKELFKKMNDLSVNVAVVYGDIDSIIMFKDYSRGYYKDGDLVIGALLALNVFEGNRPEFNKYPFWFDDRFARIYQHQLHVLALVFAVEQINKDPSLLPNISLGFHLYDNLFRERLAVEQSLMLLSGAGRTVPNYSCERRRKLVAVIGGIRSTLSVAMANVIGFHKFPQITYGPFDASLRDSLQFPSLYQMAPKDTAQQQGIVQLLLYFDWTWVSLIVSNNVQGETFVRDLTQEMRRHGVCVALTEQIPETDYYGTRQVQILDQKMNDLSVNVAIVYGDIDSLITFKWVVTWVGVKGKVWINPAHFDDTVSNNYLLSDNYFRGSLSFSIHTDDMPSFKDFLLAVNPSKYPSNVFLKDFWKVAVGCSFEFSEQWGHRVEPDCTGNESFVSLNLQNTDMELTGLRYTLYCAVYRVALALHEMLLSRSEMEMSGTEDIMVSPPWQLHSFLRRSQFNVSTGDQQYIDGSAQSVPSYDILNLQELLWNQWRRVKIGEFKPQASKGNDLIIDKEAIVWGIGFHQTPPRSMCSNNCLPGFRKTARERKAVCCYDCTLCPEGEISNQTAFTLGLFIKHRDTPIVKANNRGLSYILLISLMLSFLCSLIFIGRPSPASCILRQTAFGIIFSVAVASVLAKTITVVLAFRVTKPRSRFRGWMGPQISNSVILICCLIQVTICGVWLGTSPPFPDFNRQAEFGHIVLECNEGSITAFYCVLGYMGFLALVSFMVAFLARNLPDTFNEARFITFSMLVFCSVWITFLPTYLSTKGKAMVAVEIFSILASSAGLLGCIFGPKVYVILLRPDRNSREKLMRKPNISIKFP, from the exons ATGAAGGAATCCAGGAGAACTCTGGAAATCGTCTCCTACAAACAAg GTCCTAATAACCCTCATCCCCGAAATTCCCAGTCCTTAATGTCTCAATTCCAACCCTCCAAGCCCTCGAACCCCACTGCAACAACACCTGGGAAAAAAGCTGTGAGAATTTTCTCCCCCATTCCTTACAGCCTGATTCAACAACACCAGCTGCACGTCTTGGCCCTGGTGTTTGCCGTGGAGCAAATCAACAAGGACCTCAGACTCCTGCCCAACATCTCCCTGGGATTCCACCTCTATGATAATTTATTCCGGGAGAGGCTGGCCGTGGAGCAGTCTCTGTTGCTGCTCTCGGGCGCGGGGCGGACAGTTCCCAATTACAGTTGCGAGGGGCGGCGCAAGCTGGTGGCCGTcatcgggggaatcaggtcgaccTTGTCCGTTGCCATGGCCAACGTCATCGGATTCCACAAATTCCCGCAG ATCACCTATGGCCCCTTTGATGCCCACCTGAGAGATGTGGTGCACTTGCCTTCTCTCTACCAGATGGCCCCCAGGGACACCGCTCC GGACCTGACACAGGAGATGAGAAGACACGGAATCTGCGTGGCCTTGAAAGAACAGATTCCTGAAACTGACTACTATGGCTCAGATCAAGCAAAAGAATTGTTTAAAAAGATGAATGATTTGTCGGTCAATGTGGCGGTTGTCTATGGAGACATAGACTCCATCATCATGTTTAA GGACTACTCACGGGGCTACTACAAAGACGGGGACCTGGTGATTGGAGCGCTCTTAGCTCTGAATGTGTTTGAGGGAAATAGaccagaatttaacaaatatcctttttGGTTTGATGATCGATTCGC CCGCATTTACCAACACCAACTACACGTCCTGGCCCTGGTGTTTGCCGTGGAGCAGATCAACAAggaccccagcctcctgcctaaCATCTCCCTGGGATTCCACCTCTATGATAACTTATTCCGGGAGAGGCTGGCCGTGGAGCAGTCTCTGATGCTGCTCTCGGGCGCGGGGCGGACAGTTCCCAATTACAGCTGCGAGAGGCGGCGCAAGCTGGTGGCCGTcatcgggggaatcaggtcgactTTGTCCGTTGCCATGGCCAACGTCATCGGATTCCACAAATTTCCCCAG ATCACCTACGGCCCCTTTGATGCCTCCCTAAGGGATTCAttacagttcccttctctgtatcaGATGGCCCCCAAGGACACTGCTCAGCAGCAGGGAATAGTCCAATTGTTGCTGTATTTTGACTGGACCTGGGTCAGTCTCATTGTTTCCAATAACGTTCAAGGTGAAACCTTCGTCAGGGACCTGACACAGGAGATGAGAAGACACGGAGTCTGCGTGGCCTTAACAGAACAGATTCCTGAAACTGACTACTATGGCACAAGACAAGTACAAATATTGGATCAAAAGATGAATGATTTGTCAGTCAATGTGGCCATTGTCTATGGTGACATAGACTCCCTCATCACGTTTAAATGGGTTGTCACTTGGGTTGGTGTTAAAGGGAAGGTTTGGATCAACCCAGCTCACTTTGATGACACTGTCAGTAATAATTACctcctatctgacaattacttccgAGGTTCTTTGTCATTCTCTATCCACACGGATGATATGCCTAGTTTCAAAGATTTCCTCCTAGCAGTTAACCCTTCTAAATACCCCAGTAATGTTTTTCTTAAGGATTTCTGGAAAGTAGCAGTAGGTTGTTCCTTTGAATTTTCAGAGCAATGGGGACATAGAGTGGAGCCTGACTGCacaggaaatgagagctttgtcAGCCTAAATTTGCAGAATACTGACATGGAGCTGACTGGGCTGCGGTACACTTTGTACTGCGCTGTGTATAGGGTGGCACTTGCGCTTCATGAAATGCTTTTGTCCAGGTCAGAAATGGAAATGTCTGGGACAGAGGACATAATGGTGTCTCCTCCATGGCAG CTCCATTCATTCCTGAGGCGGAGTCAGTTCAACGTCAGCACCGGGGACCAACAATACATTGATGGAAGCGCCCAATCAGTCCCAAGTTACGATATCCTCAATTTACAGGAACTCCTTTGGAATCAGTGGAGACGAGTGAAGATCGGAGAATTTAAGCCTCAGGCATCTAAAGGGAATGACTTGATCATTGACAAGGAGGCTATTGTGTGGGGTATAGGATTCCACCAG ACTCCTCCTCGTTCCATGTGCAGCAATAACTGCCTCCCTGGATTCAGAAAAACAGCTCGGGAGAGGAAGGCCGTCTGCTGCTATGATTGTACCCTGTGCCCCGAGGGTGAGATTTCCAACCAAACAG CTTTTACGTTGGGGCTTTTTATCAAGCATCGAGACACCCCCATTGTCAAAGCCAACAACCGCGGTCTCAGCTacatcctcctcatctccctcatgcTCTCCTTTCTTTGCTCCCTCATCTTCATTGGCCGTCCCAGCCCAGCATCCTGCATCCTCCGACAGACTGCCTTTGGCATTATATTCTCCGTGGCCGTGGCTTCGGTGCTGGCCAAGACCATCACAGTGGTCCTGGCCTTCAGGGTCACCAAGCCGAGGAGCAGGTTCCGGGGATGGATGGGTCCCCAAATATCTAACTCTGTCATCCTTATCTGCTGTCTGATCCAAGTGACCATCTGCGGGGTCTGGTTGGggacctctccccctttccctgactTCAACAGGCAGGCTGAGTTTGGTCACATCGTCCTTGAGTGCAACGAGGGCTCCATCACCGCCTTCTACTGCGTCCTGGGCTACATGGGCTTCCTGGCCCTGGTTAGCTTCATGGTGGCCTTTCTGGCTCGGAATCTGCCCGACACTTTCAACGAGGCCAGGTTCATCACGTTCAGCATGCTGGTGTTCTGCAGTGTCTGGATCACCTTCCTGCCCACCTACCTGAGCACCAAGGGCAAGGCCATGGTGGCCGTGGAGATCTTCTCCATCTTGGCCTCCAGCGCTGGACTCCTGGGCTGTATCTTTGGGCCCAAGGTCTATGTGATCCTGCTGAGGCCAGACAGAAACTCCCGGGAAAAGTTAATGAGGAAACCCAATATCAGCATTAAGTTcccttga
- the LOC100681171 gene encoding epididymal-specific lipocalin-5-like isoform X2, protein MNSALLISILGLIWANHAQSNVPFKKDFDLNKFSGFWYVIGMATDSEQLMAPKGEKKMAGSIVSVENGQIRLKFSYHQTRGCQVENLVGKEIISGKYDFPGKRVVYISDTDYQDYAVLYITAYLDGENHDGLMFYSRTKDPSENGKKQFMKISQTGFHKYNEDQIVMLQNDDECIKALDE, encoded by the exons ATGAACTCTGCACTGCTGATCTCCATACTGGGGCTGATCTGGGCAAATCATGCCCAAAGTAACGTTCCCTTCAAGAAGGACTTTGATTTAAACAAG TTTTCAGGCTTCTGGTATGTAATCGGAATGGCAACAGATTCGGAACAGTTAATGGCACCCAAGGGTGAGAAGAAGATGGCAGGTTCCATTGTTAGTGTGGAGAACGGCCAAATTCGATTGAAGTTTTCCTATCACCA AACAAGAGGGTGCCAGGTAGAAAATTTAGTTGGGAAAGAAATAATCAGTGGGAAATACGATTTTCCTG GGAAAAGAGTCGTGTACATATCAGATACCGATTACCAAGATTACGCCGTGCTCTACATAACTGCATATCTTGACGGAGAAAACCACGATGGGTTGATGTTTTACA GTCGGACTAAGGACCCAAGTGAAAACGGCAAGAAGCAATTCATGAAAATCAGCCAGACGGGCTTCCATAAGTACAATGAAGATCAAATTGTCATGCTTCAGAATGACG ATGAGTGCATCAAAGCACTTGACGAG TGA
- the LOC100681171 gene encoding epididymal-specific lipocalin-5-like isoform X1 codes for MNSALLISILGLIWANHAQSNVPFKKDFDLNKFSGFWYVIGMATDSEQLMAPKGEKKMAGSIVSVENGQIRLKFSYHQTRGCQVENLVGKEIISGKYDFPGKRVVYISDTDYQDYAVLYITAYLDGENHDGLMFYSRTKDPSENGKKQFMKISQTGFHKYNEDQIVMLQNDDECIKALDEMRK; via the exons ATGAACTCTGCACTGCTGATCTCCATACTGGGGCTGATCTGGGCAAATCATGCCCAAAGTAACGTTCCCTTCAAGAAGGACTTTGATTTAAACAAG TTTTCAGGCTTCTGGTATGTAATCGGAATGGCAACAGATTCGGAACAGTTAATGGCACCCAAGGGTGAGAAGAAGATGGCAGGTTCCATTGTTAGTGTGGAGAACGGCCAAATTCGATTGAAGTTTTCCTATCACCA AACAAGAGGGTGCCAGGTAGAAAATTTAGTTGGGAAAGAAATAATCAGTGGGAAATACGATTTTCCTG GGAAAAGAGTCGTGTACATATCAGATACCGATTACCAAGATTACGCCGTGCTCTACATAACTGCATATCTTGACGGAGAAAACCACGATGGGTTGATGTTTTACA GTCGGACTAAGGACCCAAGTGAAAACGGCAAGAAGCAATTCATGAAAATCAGCCAGACGGGCTTCCATAAGTACAATGAAGATCAAATTGTCATGCTTCAGAATGACG ATGAGTGCATCAAAGCACTTGACGAG atgagaaaatag